The following proteins come from a genomic window of Ictalurus furcatus strain D&B chromosome 12, Billie_1.0, whole genome shotgun sequence:
- the dazl gene encoding deleted in azoospermia-like isoform X2 has protein sequence MDLQKQRHGTMMSNGFILPQGKMTPNTLFVGGIDMKVEENEIRDFFSRYGAVKEVKIITYRGGICKGYGFVYFSEDVDIQTIVEQQINFKGKKLKLGPAIMKERSSRESGFQGSVQSPLIGPSQWVNPSPCVYCTCCPPNLVTPSVLSGGTQYLQPYSYPSFPGVMIPQMPMNYAQTAYPYQYSLPQWCGDQRTRIMNQNFVDCGVQTLLTLL, from the exons ATG GATCTCCAGAAACAGCGCCATGGGACGATGATGTCGAACGGCTTCATCTTACCGCAGGGCAAAATGACGCCCAACACACTTTTCGTGGGAGGCATAGACATGAAG GTTGAAGAAAATGAGATTCGAGACTTCTTTTCTCGGTACGGTGCAGTGAAAGAGGTTAAAATCATCACCTACCGTGGGGGGATCTGCAAAGG TTACGGTTTTGTTTACTTCAGCGAGGATGTCGACATCCAGACTATCGTTGAA CAACAGATCAATTTTAAAGGAAAGAAACTCAAACTGGGCCCTGCCATCATGAAAGAGCGGAGTTCTCGTGAGTCAGGTTTTCAAG GTTCTGTCCAGTCACCTTTGATTGGCCCATCACAATGGGTAAACCCCTCCCCCTGTGTGTATTGTACCTGCTGCCCTCCCAACCTGGTTACGCCCTCTGTGCTCAGTGGAGGTACACAGTACCTACAG ccATATTCTTACCCAAGTTTTCCAGGAGTAATGATCCCTCAAATGCCTATGAATTATGCACAGACAGCCTATCCCTACCAG TATTCCCTGCCACAGTGGTGTGGTGACCAAAGGACAAGGATTATGAATCAG AACTTTGTGGACTGTGGAGTCCAGACGTTGCTGACACTTCTGTAG
- the dazl gene encoding deleted in azoospermia-like isoform X3, translated as MDLQKQRHGTMMSNGFILPQGKMTPNTLFVGGIDMKVEENEIRDFFSRYGAVKEVKIITYRGGICKGYGFVYFSEDVDIQTIVEQQINFKGKKLKLGPAIMKERSSRESGFQGSVQSPLIGPSQWVNPSPCVYCTCCPPNLVTPSVLSGGTQYLQYSLPQWCGDQRTRIMNQNFVDCGVQTLLTLL; from the exons ATG GATCTCCAGAAACAGCGCCATGGGACGATGATGTCGAACGGCTTCATCTTACCGCAGGGCAAAATGACGCCCAACACACTTTTCGTGGGAGGCATAGACATGAAG GTTGAAGAAAATGAGATTCGAGACTTCTTTTCTCGGTACGGTGCAGTGAAAGAGGTTAAAATCATCACCTACCGTGGGGGGATCTGCAAAGG TTACGGTTTTGTTTACTTCAGCGAGGATGTCGACATCCAGACTATCGTTGAA CAACAGATCAATTTTAAAGGAAAGAAACTCAAACTGGGCCCTGCCATCATGAAAGAGCGGAGTTCTCGTGAGTCAGGTTTTCAAG GTTCTGTCCAGTCACCTTTGATTGGCCCATCACAATGGGTAAACCCCTCCCCCTGTGTGTATTGTACCTGCTGCCCTCCCAACCTGGTTACGCCCTCTGTGCTCAGTGGAGGTACACAGTACCTACAG TATTCCCTGCCACAGTGGTGTGGTGACCAAAGGACAAGGATTATGAATCAG AACTTTGTGGACTGTGGAGTCCAGACGTTGCTGACACTTCTGTAG
- the dazl gene encoding deleted in azoospermia-like isoform X1 has translation MDLQKQRHGTMMSNGFILPQGKMTPNTLFVGGIDMKVEENEIRDFFSRYGAVKEVKIITYRGGICKGYGFVYFSEDVDIQTIVEQQINFKGKKLKLGPAIMKERSSRESGFQGSVQSPLIGPSQWVNPSPCVYCTCCPPNLVTPSVLSGGTQYLQPYSYPSFPGVMIPQMPMNYAQTAYPYQVSAQHVHNHSVADISSDIPGFIAGQACVYLTLQSIHI, from the exons ATG GATCTCCAGAAACAGCGCCATGGGACGATGATGTCGAACGGCTTCATCTTACCGCAGGGCAAAATGACGCCCAACACACTTTTCGTGGGAGGCATAGACATGAAG GTTGAAGAAAATGAGATTCGAGACTTCTTTTCTCGGTACGGTGCAGTGAAAGAGGTTAAAATCATCACCTACCGTGGGGGGATCTGCAAAGG TTACGGTTTTGTTTACTTCAGCGAGGATGTCGACATCCAGACTATCGTTGAA CAACAGATCAATTTTAAAGGAAAGAAACTCAAACTGGGCCCTGCCATCATGAAAGAGCGGAGTTCTCGTGAGTCAGGTTTTCAAG GTTCTGTCCAGTCACCTTTGATTGGCCCATCACAATGGGTAAACCCCTCCCCCTGTGTGTATTGTACCTGCTGCCCTCCCAACCTGGTTACGCCCTCTGTGCTCAGTGGAGGTACACAGTACCTACAG ccATATTCTTACCCAAGTTTTCCAGGAGTAATGATCCCTCAAATGCCTATGAATTATGCACAGACAGCCTATCCCTACCAGGTATCAGCACAGCATGTACACAACCATTCTGTAGCTGACATTTCTTCAGACATTCCCGGTTTTATTGCTGGACAAGCCTGTGTCTATCTTACTCTCCAGAGTATTCACATTTGA